From the genome of Desulfobaculum xiamenense:
GAATGCCGAGCTGGAAGCCCTGCTCGCCAACGGCGAAAAGGATCAGAAGCGCATCGACACCGTCATCGCCGAACTCAATGCCCTGCATTCGGACTTCTTCAAGAAGCGCGTGGAATTTCGCCAGAAGATAGCCGATGAGACCGGCATCCGCTACCCCATGGGCCGCGGAATGGGCATGATGGGCGGCGCAGGCTGCCCCGGTGGCGGACGCGGCGGTGACTGCCCCGGCTTCGGCGGCGGCAACTGCTACGGCCAAAGCGACAACTAGACTCTCGGATTCAAGCGATCCTCATCGCTAAAAGTACGACAAGCCCCTCCTCATAGTGTTTCCGGGGGCCGGCTCGGAGCCGGTCCCCCGGAACCGTTTTTTCGGGACAGCCGATGGAATTCGGACTCAGAAGCAGCAAAGACTCGAATCCCCTCCTCATTGCCGCCCTCGCCCTCGTGGTGCTGGGCCTCGGCATCAGCTATGTCACGTGGCACAACCTCCGCCAGCAGCGCGAGACCATAAACGAGCACATGTTCCTGTCCTCGCGGGTTATCCTGCGTGGCATCGAGACGAGCCTCATGCGCGAGATGCGCGGCATGGGCCGTCGCGGTCGGCCTATGGGGCCGATGGGCGGTCCTGGGCATCCTATCGGACCGGGAACGTCGCGCCAGCAGGTCGTCGAGATGCTCTCCGACCTCGTCGAGCAGAGCGAGGTGGAATTCCTGTCCCTTTATGCCCAGAACGGCACGCTCATTCTCACCGTGTCCGAGCAGGGCCTCGTGTATCCCGAAATTCCCGAGCAGGGCTGGGACGCCCTGCATGCCACCGGCGAGTGGCAGGCGCTGTACTCCAGCAACCGCAGCAACATCTTCGTGGCCGCCCTGCAATCGCGGCGCACGCTCGGCATGCTGTGCGAGCAGGATTCCGGTTTCGAGTGCGCCCCCGGCGGGGCCGGGATTCCCTACCTCGTTGTGGGGCTCGACGCCACCCGCCACCTCAAGCAGTTCGCAAAATTTCGTTCCACGGCCATGTACCAGACCCTGTACGTGCTGCTGGTGGCGCTGTTCCTGTGGGGCCTCGCGCTGGCCTACATGCGGCGGCGTGATCAGGGCCGCAGGCTGCACCGGCTGGAGCGCTTCCATTCCCGCCTGCTCGACACCATGCCCGAAGGTCTCGTCACCCTCGATGCGGACGGCATGATCCTGTCCACCAATCCGGCGGCGGAGATCATCCTTCAAGACGAGGGACATCCGCGCATCGTGGGCCGCCACTGGGCGGACCTGCCCCTGCGCAGCGCCACGGGGAGCGACATCCCCGCGCGCGACAGGTGCGGCAGCGCACGGACGTGGATTCAGTACGATTATGCCGGGCGCAGCCTCGAAGTGCTGTGCCTGCCCATCCCCGCCTCGGAGAAGGATGAGGGCGAACCGGGCGACCGCCTCGTGCTTGTGCGGGACCGCACCGAGATCAAGGCCCTTGAGGACGACCTCGCCGAGGTGCGGCAGCTTGCGGCCATCGGCCGCCTCGCCGCAGGTCTTGCCCACGAGATTCGCAATCCGCTCTCTGCGCTGCGCGGCTTCGCCCAGTTCTTTGCGGACAAGCTCAAGGGCAAGAGTCCCGAGGAGCAGTACGCCGAGACCATGGTCCGCGAGGCCGACCGCCTGAACAAGGTCGTCTCGGACCTGCTGTTCCTGTCGCGTCCGCGCATACCGGAGCGCCGGGAGGTGGACATGCCCATCCTCACCGCCGACATCGGCAACTTGCTGGCCCGAGACTTCGAGCTCAAGGGCGCCGTCTTCGGCAGCGACCTCTCCGACGTGGTCGTGCATGCCGATCCGGACATGCTCAAGCAGGCGCTGCTCAACCTCGTCATCAATAGCCTGAACGCCATCGACCGCTCCGCGGACGGCGAGGAGCCGGGCCGGGTGGAGGTGGCGACCTTCGAGGAGCAGGGCGCGGTGTGCGTGGCCGTGCGCGACAACGGGCACGGCATGGGCGAGGAGGAGCGCAGGCACGCGCTGGAACCGTTTTTCACATCCCGCCGCGAGGGGACGGGCCTTGGCCTTGCCATTGTGCACGGCATCATGCGCGCCCACGGCGGACAGGTTTCCATTGTTTCAAGCACCGAGGGACCGGGCCACGGCACGGAAGTGCGCCTGAGCTTCCCCGTGTGGGTGCAGGACGACAGCACAGACGGAGTCGACAGTGATGCGTGAATATGGTGAATCCCGGCGTGTGCTGGTGGTGGACGACGAACCCGCGCTGCGGCTGCTCGTTGGGGCCGTGCTGCACGATGCCGGGTGGCACGTCATGGAGGCGGAGAGCGCGGAGACCGCGCTGTCCATGCTGCCCGACGCCGGGCCGGACGTGGTCCTGCTGGACATGCGCATGCCCGGCATGGATGGGCTGGAGGCCCTTGGCGCGATACGCGCCGCCGTTCCCGGCGTGCCGGTGGTCATGCTGACCGCCTACGGCACCGTCGGTTCGGCGGTGGACGCCATGAAGAAGGGTGCCTTCGACTATCTGACCAAGCCCGCCGACAACGAGGAACTCAAGGCCGTGTTGGCCAAGGCGTGGGACTATTCGCGCCTCGTGGCCGAAAATCGGGAGCTTCGTCGCGAGACCGGCTCCGTGGACGGCTTCATCGGGCAGACCGCGCACATGGAGCGCGTGCGGGAGCTTGTGGCGCAGGCCGGCCCCACCGAGGCTACGGTCCTCGTGACCGGCGAGTCCGGCACCGGCAAGGAGCTTGTGGCCGCCGCCCTGCACCAGTCCAGCATGCGTGTGCGCGGACCGCTCATCAAGGTCAACTGTGCGGCCCTACCCGCCGATCTTTTGGAGAGCGAACTTTTCGGCTACGTGAAGGGCGCCTTCACTGGGGCCAATCGCGACAAGCCCGGCCGTTTCCAACTGGCGTCCGGCGGCACGCTGTTCCTCGACGAAATCGGCGAGTTGCCCATGGAGTTGCAGGCCAAGCTGCTGCGCGCGCTTCAGGAGCGCATGGTGGAGCCGCTTGGTGGCGTTGGTGCCGTGCCCGTGGATGTGCGCATCATCGCGGCCACCAACCGCGATCTCGCCGTCGAGGTGGCGGCGGGGCGTTTCCGCGAGGATCTCTATTTCCGCCTCAACGTGCTGGAGGTGCACATTCCGCCCCTGCGCGAGCGCATGGAGGACCTTCCGCTTCTGGTGGCACATCTTCTGGAAAAGCTCGGGCGCAAGAACCGCAAGCCCGTGCGCGAGGTGGGGCCGCGCTTCCTTGAGGCGCTGGCCGGATACTCGTGGCCGGGCAACGTGCGCGAGCTGGAGAATGCCCTTGAGCGGGCGCTGGTGCTTTCGCGTACGGATTCGCTGAGCGTGACGGATCTGCCGCCGCAGGTGCTGGCCGGACACGCCGCGCCGCGCATGGTTCCCGCTCCGGTGGGCGTGAGCGAGGAGGAGGCCATGGCCTCGTCCATGTCGCCCTTCGCGGAGCCGGAGCCGTACATCGCCTACCGTCCGGGACCGACGTCCCTTGATGATGCGGAACGTCAGGCGCTGATGGACGCGCTGGACGCCCACGGCGGGCACAGGCAGAAGACGGCGGATGCGCTTGGCATCAGCCGCCGTACCTTGCAGTACAAGCTGCGCAAGTACGGATTGGCGCGTCGCGGATGATGCGCCAGCTCATGTGTCATGGGAAGAATTCAGGGGCCGGTCTGGTGGATCGGCCCCTTTTCTTTGGGCTGTGGAGTGGGCTAGTCCCCGAGGGCGGCAAGGGCCTTTTCCGGGGGGCGGCGCTCGGGAACGGTCTCGCGCTTGGCCTCGGGCGTGGTCATCCACTCGCGGGAGACGTACAGCCCGCAGTAGCAGGCGCCGAATTCGGCCACGTCCGCCTCGCGGTAGGCGCAGGGGCAGACGATGTCGCGGTCCGCATCGAGGTCCCCGGCGGCGAGGCGGCAGGGGCAGGCCATGTAGCCGTAGCGGTCGCGGTTGACGAGCAGACTTTCGAGAAGGGCCATGGTCATCTTCTCATCGGGATTGAAGTGGTAGCCCTTGGATTCCTGAAGCGGCTTCAGCCGGTCGTGCAGGTCCTTGGCGTTCATCATGCGCCTCCCAGCAGTTCGCGCAGCCTGTCCTTGCGAAAGCCCACGACCACCGTGTCGCCGTCGATGACCACGGTGGGGAAGGAGACTGCGGGATTGTAGCGGCGGACTTCCTCAATGCAGGCCTTGCGTTCGTCGCCGGTAAGTTCGTCGACGTGGACGCAGTCGTAGCTCACGCCGCATTGGTCGAGGAATTCCTTGGTGTTGCGGCAGTGGATGCAGGTGGACAGGGCGAACACCTTGACGTGATGGGGCATCGGAACCTCCGTTCTGGTTGGTCCTTCGGCGCGCGGTGACCATGGCGCGACGCCTATGGGCATGATCATGGTGTTACGGACTCGCGGCCGTGGCGTCAACGCTCAGGACAGCCCCCGCCGAAAGCGCAGTTCCACGCGGCGGGCCGCCAGCGAGCAGGCCACCGTCAGCGCGAGGTACAAGAGCGCTACCGTGATCCATATCTCGAACGTCATGTAGGTCGCGGCCATGAGTTCCATGCCCTGGAAGGTCAGTTCCTGTATGGAGATGACGGAGACGATGGCCGAGTCCTTGATGGTTGAGATGAACTGCCCCGCCAGCGGCGGAACGATGCGCGGGAGCGCCTGCGGCATGACGACGTGGCGCATGCGCTGCCACGGGCTGAGCCCGAGGGCGTAGGCAGCCTCGAACTGCCCGCGCTCCACGGATTGGACGCCCGCGCGCACGTGCTCGGTGATGTATGCCCCCTCGTAGACCGCGAGGGTCATGAGGCCGGAGAGAAATCCGGGGAGCTCGTTCACCGGGGCCATAGTCAGGGCCAGCGCGTGCTGCGCCCAGAGCGGCGCGGCGCGTACCGCCGCGTCCACGTTTAGCGCGTTGAGCAGTTGGTCCGCGAGAAAGAAGTAGAAGATGAACATGAGGACCAGCGGCGGCGTGTTGCGCACGAGGCCCACGTAGCACTGCCCCGCCAGCCTGCGGAACAGGCTGGTGCTGGTGCGGGCGAGGCCCATGACCGTGCCGATGAGCGTGGCGGCGAGCATGGTCCACACGCTCAGGCGCACGGTGGTCAGAAGCCCCTGCGTCAGCACGCCGGGAACCAGCGCGCCCGACGCGTCGCGCCGCAGCAGGTATTGGCCGATCAGTTCCCAGCGCCAGTCGTAGTCGAGCCGGATTTCCACTCGCCAGCCCATGTACGCAGCAAGACCCGCCAGCGCGAGGATGACGGCGATGTCCAGCGGGCGGACGGCGGGGCGTTTGCGTGTGCGCATCATGGTCGATCGGGTGGCTACGGGCCGCCGGGTGGGCGGCCCTGTCCGCTACTGGATGCGGTCCTGCCAGTCCATGGTTTCGAACCAGTAGTGTTGGCGCTCCTGAATCCAGCCCTCGGCGCGAACCACGCGAATCCAGCTATCCACGAAGTTGAGGGTGTCGACGTCGCCCTTGCGCAGGGCAATGCCGTTCGGTTCCGTGGTGAAGGTGCCGCTGAACGGCAGGTAGAGCTTGTCCGCGTGCTTGATGGATTCCTGCGCGGGCAGCGGGGCCATGCTTACGAAGGCGTGGGCGCGTCCGTTGAGCAGCTCCTGCACGGCCTGCGGCTCCTTGTTGAAGAGCTTGAGCGTGGCGTTTGGCATGTGGCGGGCCGCTGCGCGCGCCGCGGTGGTGCCCTTGCGGGCCACGATGACCACGCCGCTGTGGTTGAAGTCTTCGAGCTTCGTGTAGCTGGGGGCGACCTCGCGGTGGGCGACGATGGCCATGCCGGTGTCGTAGTAGGGAATGGAGAAGTTGACCTTGGCTGCCCGGTCCGCGCGGATGCTCATGCCGCCGATGAGCATATCGAACTTGCCGGAGAGCAACGCGGGGATGATGCCGTCCCACGCCGTGGGCACGAACTCGACGCCCACCCCGAGATCCTCGGCCAGCCTGCGGGCCACGTCGATCTCGAAGCCGATGAACTCGCCGTTCTTGTCCTTCATGGCCCACGGCACGAAGGTGTCCATGCCCACGCGCAGTGATCCGCGCTTGAGAATGCTGGTCAGCGCGCTTTCCTCGGTGAGGGCGCGGGCCATGTCTCCCGCCGTGGCGGCGGTGGCCGCCATGAGGATGGAGAGGACCGCGAGGGCGGCGAGAATGGTCCGGACGGTCGTACGCATCTGGGTCTCCTTTGCTGCTGTGTGTTCGTTTTCGCGTCGTTGGCGGATGACTAGAGTATTTGGCCGAGGAAGAGCCTGGTCCGCTCCTCGCGCGGAGAATCGAAGAAGCGCCGCGTGGGGCCTTCCTCCACGATGCGCCCGTGTTCCATGAAGACGATTCTGTCGCCGGCCTCCCTCGCGAAGCCCATTTCGTGGGTGACCACGACCATGGTCATGCCGTCGGCGGCGAGGCCGCGCATCACCTCCAGCACTTCGCCGATCATTTCTGGGTCGAGGGCGCTGGTGGCCTCGTCGAAGAGCATGACCGTGGGCTGCATGGCCAGCGCGCGGGCGATGGCCACGCGCTGCTGCTGTCCGCCGGAGAGTTGGCTGGGGTAGCTGTCGGCCCGGTCGGCGAGGC
Proteins encoded in this window:
- a CDS encoding periplasmic heavy metal sensor — its product is MTRKNTTIAVFVAVAVLALSAMAYAGPHRGQGMGRGYCGQGYHALTQEQQEKADALSQKFFADTQPLRQQMYAKNAELEALLANGEKDQKRIDTVIAELNALHSDFFKKRVEFRQKIADETGIRYPMGRGMGMMGGAGCPGGGRGGDCPGFGGGNCYGQSDN
- a CDS encoding two-component system sensor histidine kinase NtrB, with the translated sequence MEFGLRSSKDSNPLLIAALALVVLGLGISYVTWHNLRQQRETINEHMFLSSRVILRGIETSLMREMRGMGRRGRPMGPMGGPGHPIGPGTSRQQVVEMLSDLVEQSEVEFLSLYAQNGTLILTVSEQGLVYPEIPEQGWDALHATGEWQALYSSNRSNIFVAALQSRRTLGMLCEQDSGFECAPGGAGIPYLVVGLDATRHLKQFAKFRSTAMYQTLYVLLVALFLWGLALAYMRRRDQGRRLHRLERFHSRLLDTMPEGLVTLDADGMILSTNPAAEIILQDEGHPRIVGRHWADLPLRSATGSDIPARDRCGSARTWIQYDYAGRSLEVLCLPIPASEKDEGEPGDRLVLVRDRTEIKALEDDLAEVRQLAAIGRLAAGLAHEIRNPLSALRGFAQFFADKLKGKSPEEQYAETMVREADRLNKVVSDLLFLSRPRIPERREVDMPILTADIGNLLARDFELKGAVFGSDLSDVVVHADPDMLKQALLNLVINSLNAIDRSADGEEPGRVEVATFEEQGAVCVAVRDNGHGMGEEERRHALEPFFTSRREGTGLGLAIVHGIMRAHGGQVSIVSSTEGPGHGTEVRLSFPVWVQDDSTDGVDSDA
- a CDS encoding sigma-54-dependent transcriptional regulator gives rise to the protein MREYGESRRVLVVDDEPALRLLVGAVLHDAGWHVMEAESAETALSMLPDAGPDVVLLDMRMPGMDGLEALGAIRAAVPGVPVVMLTAYGTVGSAVDAMKKGAFDYLTKPADNEELKAVLAKAWDYSRLVAENRELRRETGSVDGFIGQTAHMERVRELVAQAGPTEATVLVTGESGTGKELVAAALHQSSMRVRGPLIKVNCAALPADLLESELFGYVKGAFTGANRDKPGRFQLASGGTLFLDEIGELPMELQAKLLRALQERMVEPLGGVGAVPVDVRIIAATNRDLAVEVAAGRFREDLYFRLNVLEVHIPPLRERMEDLPLLVAHLLEKLGRKNRKPVREVGPRFLEALAGYSWPGNVRELENALERALVLSRTDSLSVTDLPPQVLAGHAAPRMVPAPVGVSEEEAMASSMSPFAEPEPYIAYRPGPTSLDDAERQALMDALDAHGGHRQKTADALGISRRTLQYKLRKYGLARRG
- a CDS encoding ferredoxin-thioredoxin reductase catalytic domain-containing protein, whose product is MNAKDLHDRLKPLQESKGYHFNPDEKMTMALLESLLVNRDRYGYMACPCRLAAGDLDADRDIVCPCAYREADVAEFGACYCGLYVSREWMTTPEAKRETVPERRPPEKALAALGD
- a CDS encoding glutaredoxin family protein, giving the protein MPHHVKVFALSTCIHCRNTKEFLDQCGVSYDCVHVDELTGDERKACIEEVRRYNPAVSFPTVVIDGDTVVVGFRKDRLRELLGGA
- a CDS encoding amino acid ABC transporter permease, which gives rise to MMRTRKRPAVRPLDIAVILALAGLAAYMGWRVEIRLDYDWRWELIGQYLLRRDASGALVPGVLTQGLLTTVRLSVWTMLAATLIGTVMGLARTSTSLFRRLAGQCYVGLVRNTPPLVLMFIFYFFLADQLLNALNVDAAVRAAPLWAQHALALTMAPVNELPGFLSGLMTLAVYEGAYITEHVRAGVQSVERGQFEAAYALGLSPWQRMRHVVMPQALPRIVPPLAGQFISTIKDSAIVSVISIQELTFQGMELMAATYMTFEIWITVALLYLALTVACSLAARRVELRFRRGLS
- a CDS encoding transporter substrate-binding domain-containing protein — protein: MRTTVRTILAALAVLSILMAATAATAGDMARALTEESALTSILKRGSLRVGMDTFVPWAMKDKNGEFIGFEIDVARRLAEDLGVGVEFVPTAWDGIIPALLSGKFDMLIGGMSIRADRAAKVNFSIPYYDTGMAIVAHREVAPSYTKLEDFNHSGVVIVARKGTTAARAAARHMPNATLKLFNKEPQAVQELLNGRAHAFVSMAPLPAQESIKHADKLYLPFSGTFTTEPNGIALRKGDVDTLNFVDSWIRVVRAEGWIQERQHYWFETMDWQDRIQ